The Pseudomonas extremaustralis genome contains a region encoding:
- a CDS encoding methyl-accepting chemotaxis protein: protein MSLRHLNIAPRASLGFAFIALLVVLLGAFAVNRMTLIRQASVDMSTNQLPSVASLGVMTENVLRMRILSFRVLVNREPASLQEAQTRIGALVDKVRAAQASYAALPSVPEEAALYKTFVGTLDNYLKAQADMLALSQQNKVDEMRTLINTRIKDGTDQMGEQLNKLIAINSAGAKQANDQAKQSYDSAITGIIVVVVAAALLTVLLAWLLTRSIVTPLRKAVAVAQTIAGGNLTQVIDDDGKDEPARLISALSTMQNNLRQTIQHIAGSATQLASAAEELSSVTEEASRGLQQQNNEIDQAATAVNEMTAAVEEVARNAVSTSEASAQSNQAAREGRDRVVETVGAIQTMTQDVQNTAAMIEGLATQGRDIGKVLDVIRAIAEQTNLLALNAAIEAARAGEAGRGFAVVADEVRALAHRTAQSTQEIEKMVAGIQNGTGQAVQSMEQSNQRTQSTLEMARAAGVALEQITQSISLINERNLVIASASEEQAQVSREVDRNLMNIRDLATQSTAGADQTSAASFELSRLAADLNAMVARFVV from the coding sequence ATGTCTCTTCGTCATCTGAATATTGCCCCTCGAGCTTCTCTAGGTTTTGCATTCATTGCGTTGCTCGTGGTGTTACTGGGGGCGTTCGCGGTCAATCGCATGACGCTTATCCGTCAGGCGTCGGTGGACATGAGCACCAACCAGTTGCCCAGCGTGGCGTCCCTGGGCGTCATGACGGAAAACGTGTTGCGCATGCGCATCCTGTCGTTTCGTGTACTGGTCAACCGGGAACCGGCCAGTTTGCAAGAGGCACAAACCCGTATCGGTGCCCTGGTCGACAAGGTCCGGGCCGCCCAGGCCAGTTATGCGGCGTTACCCTCCGTGCCTGAGGAGGCGGCGCTCTACAAGACATTCGTCGGCACCCTGGACAACTACCTGAAGGCCCAGGCCGACATGCTGGCCCTGTCCCAGCAAAACAAGGTCGATGAGATGCGGACCTTGATCAACACCCGGATCAAGGACGGTACCGACCAGATGGGCGAACAGTTGAACAAGCTGATCGCCATCAACTCCGCCGGTGCCAAGCAAGCCAATGACCAGGCGAAACAAAGCTACGACAGTGCGATCACCGGCATCATCGTTGTGGTGGTGGCTGCCGCATTGCTCACGGTGCTGCTGGCCTGGCTGCTGACCCGCAGCATCGTCACACCGCTGCGCAAAGCCGTGGCAGTGGCGCAAACCATCGCCGGTGGCAACCTCACCCAAGTGATCGACGATGACGGCAAGGATGAGCCCGCACGGCTGATCAGCGCGTTGTCGACCATGCAGAACAACCTGCGCCAGACCATCCAGCACATCGCCGGTTCGGCCACCCAGCTTGCCTCAGCCGCTGAAGAGTTGAGTTCGGTCACCGAGGAAGCCTCCCGCGGCTTGCAGCAACAGAACAATGAAATCGACCAGGCCGCCACGGCGGTCAACGAAATGACGGCAGCGGTCGAGGAGGTGGCGCGCAATGCCGTTTCCACCTCCGAGGCATCCGCCCAGTCCAACCAGGCCGCGCGGGAAGGCCGCGACCGTGTGGTGGAAACCGTCGGCGCGATCCAGACCATGACCCAGGATGTACAAAACACGGCGGCCATGATCGAAGGCCTGGCCACTCAGGGTCGCGATATCGGCAAGGTACTCGACGTGATCCGCGCGATTGCCGAGCAGACCAACCTACTGGCGCTCAACGCCGCCATCGAGGCCGCGCGCGCTGGTGAAGCGGGGCGTGGCTTCGCGGTGGTGGCGGACGAAGTGCGCGCCTTGGCCCATCGCACGGCGCAATCGACCCAGGAAATCGAGAAAATGGTCGCCGGTATCCAGAACGGCACCGGTCAAGCCGTGCAGTCCATGGAACAGAGCAACCAGCGCACCCAAAGCACCCTGGAAATGGCCCGCGCCGCTGGCGTAGCGCTGGAGCAGATCACCCAGTCCATCAGCCTGATCAACGAACGCAACCTGGTGATTGCCAGCGCCTCGGAAGAACAGGCTCAGGTATCCCGCGAAGTGGACCGCAACCTGATGAATATCCGTGACCTGGCCACACAATCGACGGCCGGTGCCGACCAGACCAGTGCGGCCAGTTTTGAACTGTCGCGTCTGGCGGCAGACTTGAACGCGATGGTGGCGCGCTTCGTGGTCTGA
- a CDS encoding nucleobase:cation symporter-2 family protein translates to MSDAQSPRPRYKSDLIYGLEDRPHFTAAIFAALQHVLASFVGIITPTLIVGGVLGLESEVPYLVSMALFVSGLGTFVQARTFGPIGSGLLCLQGTSFSFISVILSAGFMVKARGGGTDEILSTIFGICFFAAFIEVVLSQFIGKLRKLITPVVTGTIITLMGLSLIKVAVTDMAGGFGASDLGAASNMGLAGLVLLTIVVLNRFNNPFLRLGSIVIGLTLGFVVAWWLGRVDMAALPNVPLISVPVPFKYGFSFDWVAFIPVAVIFLISPLEAAGDLTANSMISQQPVKGPLYIKRIKSGLLADGLNSAMAATFNSLPMVTFAQNNGVIQLTGVASRYVAYFIAGLLVLLGLFPMIGAVLQLMPKPVLGGATLIMFGTVAVAGIKILAEAGLHRRNVLIVAISLGMGLGVAAVPEVLRDLPKALHNIFESPITVGAFCAILLNIFLPEEFIALQEDEFDPESSTLKVMQDPDVTQ, encoded by the coding sequence TTGTCTGACGCTCAATCTCCCCGCCCCCGCTATAAATCCGACCTGATCTACGGCCTGGAAGACCGCCCCCATTTCACGGCGGCGATATTTGCCGCGTTGCAGCATGTATTGGCGAGTTTCGTCGGCATCATCACCCCCACCCTCATCGTTGGCGGCGTGCTCGGCCTGGAAAGCGAAGTGCCGTACCTGGTGAGCATGGCGTTATTCGTATCGGGGCTCGGCACCTTCGTGCAGGCGCGCACGTTCGGCCCGATCGGTTCGGGGCTGCTGTGCCTGCAAGGCACCAGTTTTTCGTTTATCAGCGTGATTCTCAGTGCCGGCTTCATGGTCAAGGCGCGGGGCGGCGGCACCGACGAGATTCTCTCGACGATCTTTGGCATCTGCTTTTTCGCGGCGTTTATCGAAGTGGTGCTCAGCCAGTTCATCGGCAAGCTGCGCAAGCTGATCACCCCGGTAGTGACCGGCACCATCATCACCCTGATGGGGTTGTCGCTGATCAAGGTAGCTGTCACCGACATGGCCGGCGGTTTTGGCGCCAGCGACCTGGGCGCGGCGAGCAATATGGGGTTGGCGGGCCTGGTGCTGCTGACCATCGTGGTGCTCAACCGCTTCAACAACCCGTTCCTGCGCCTGGGTTCGATCGTGATCGGCCTGACCCTGGGCTTTGTGGTGGCCTGGTGGCTGGGCCGCGTCGATATGGCCGCATTGCCCAACGTGCCGCTGATCAGCGTGCCGGTACCGTTCAAGTACGGTTTTTCGTTCGACTGGGTGGCGTTTATCCCGGTGGCGGTGATTTTCCTGATTTCGCCCCTGGAAGCCGCCGGCGACCTGACCGCCAACTCAATGATTTCCCAACAACCGGTCAAGGGTCCGCTGTACATCAAGCGCATCAAGTCCGGCCTGCTGGCCGACGGCCTCAACTCGGCGATGGCCGCCACCTTCAACAGCCTGCCGATGGTGACCTTTGCCCAGAACAACGGCGTGATCCAGTTGACCGGCGTGGCCAGCCGCTACGTGGCGTACTTCATTGCCGGCCTGCTGGTGCTGCTGGGGCTGTTCCCGATGATCGGCGCAGTGTTGCAACTAATGCCCAAGCCGGTCTTGGGAGGCGCGACGCTGATCATGTTCGGCACCGTGGCGGTGGCCGGTATCAAGATCCTTGCCGAAGCCGGCCTGCATCGGCGCAATGTGCTGATCGTGGCGATCTCCCTGGGCATGGGCCTGGGCGTCGCGGCCGTGCCGGAAGTGCTGCGCGATCTGCCCAAGGCGTTGCACAACATCTTCGAATCGCCCATCACTGTGGGTGCGTTCTGTGCCATCTTGCTGAACATTTTCCTGCCTGAAGAGTTCATAGCACTGCAAGAAGATGAATTTGATCCGGAGTCCTCTACCCTCAAAGTGATGCAGGACCCGGACGTCACCCAATAG
- a CDS encoding LEA type 2 family protein — protein MRKLMVLSLLLLTLSACALFPNRDPVNINVVGIEPLQSQDLEVRFAVKLRVQNPNETAIDYNGVALDLEVNGRPLASGVSDQRGSIPRFSETVLMVPVSVSAFSVLRQTLGLSQTQSLNNLPYVLRGKLAGGLFGTMRFVDRGTLDLPNTAAW, from the coding sequence ATGCGCAAGCTCATGGTTCTATCACTACTGCTGCTGACCCTGAGCGCATGCGCGCTGTTCCCCAACCGCGACCCGGTGAATATCAACGTGGTTGGTATCGAACCGCTGCAAAGCCAGGACCTGGAAGTGCGCTTCGCCGTGAAGCTGAGGGTGCAGAACCCCAATGAAACGGCGATCGACTACAACGGCGTGGCCCTGGACCTGGAGGTCAATGGGCGGCCGTTGGCGTCAGGGGTGAGTGATCAGCGCGGAAGCATCCCACGGTTTTCCGAGACGGTGCTGATGGTGCCGGTCAGCGTCTCGGCGTTTTCCGTGTTGCGCCAGACCCTGGGCCTGAGCCAGACCCAGAGCCTGAACAACCTGCCCTACGTGCTGCGGGGCAAACTCGCGGGCGGGCTGTTCGGCACCATGCGCTTTGTGGACCGGGGCACACTGGACCTGCCGAATACGGCTGCCTGGTAG
- a CDS encoding carbon-nitrogen hydrolase family protein — MPVSTVAALQIGSLPGGKAETLAQILAYEDEILGSGAQLVVMPEALLGGYPKGESFGTQLGYRLPEGREAFARYFANAIDVPGAETDALAALSARTGASLVLGVIERSASTLYCTVLYFEPTGGLVAKHRKLMPTGTERLIWGKGDGSTLPVIDTAVGRIGGAVCWENMMPLLRTAMYAKGVQVWCAPTVDEREMWQVSMRHVAHEGRCFVVSACQVQASPQALGMEIANWPSERPLIAGGSVIVGPMGDILAGPLLGEAGLLTAQIDTDELVRARYDYDVVGHYARPDVFELVVDERAKPGVRYITD, encoded by the coding sequence ATGCCTGTTTCTACCGTGGCAGCCCTGCAAATCGGTTCCCTGCCTGGCGGCAAGGCCGAGACCCTGGCGCAGATCCTTGCCTACGAGGACGAGATCCTGGGCAGCGGCGCGCAATTGGTGGTGATGCCCGAAGCATTGCTCGGCGGCTACCCCAAGGGCGAGAGTTTCGGCACTCAACTGGGCTATCGCCTGCCCGAAGGGCGCGAAGCCTTTGCCCGCTACTTTGCCAATGCTATCGACGTGCCGGGCGCCGAAACCGACGCATTGGCCGCTCTGTCTGCACGTACCGGGGCCAGCCTGGTACTGGGCGTGATCGAGCGCAGCGCCAGCACCTTGTATTGCACCGTGCTGTATTTCGAGCCCACGGGCGGGCTGGTGGCCAAGCACCGCAAGCTGATGCCCACCGGCACCGAGCGGCTGATCTGGGGCAAGGGCGACGGTTCCACCTTGCCGGTGATCGACACGGCGGTAGGGCGCATCGGCGGCGCGGTGTGCTGGGAAAACATGATGCCGCTGCTGCGCACGGCGATGTATGCCAAGGGTGTGCAAGTGTGGTGTGCGCCGACGGTGGACGAGCGCGAGATGTGGCAGGTGAGCATGCGCCATGTGGCCCACGAGGGGCGCTGCTTTGTGGTCAGCGCCTGTCAGGTGCAGGCTTCACCCCAGGCGCTGGGGATGGAGATCGCCAACTGGCCTTCGGAGCGTCCGTTGATCGCCGGCGGCAGTGTGATCGTCGGGCCCATGGGCGACATCCTGGCCGGGCCGTTGCTGGGGGAAGCGGGGTTGCTGACCGCGCAGATCGACACCGATGAGCTGGTGCGGGCGCGGTACGACTATGACGTGGTGGGGCATTACGCGCGCCCGGATGTGTTTGAACTGGTGGTGGATGAACGCGCCAAGCCGGGCGTGCGCTACATCACCGATTGA
- a CDS encoding LysR family transcriptional regulator: MNITQVDLNLLKTFEALHDESSASRAALRLGVTQSAISAGLRRLREVYGDPLFVRTGRGLAPTLRANQLKPVISEALDRCRQSLAMVNPQNPDYQGRSVVLGLSDDFEIAYGRRLMDAIAQRLPRLRVIFRQTHSQIVASALLDRTLDLAITAGGFAQSRLSRQVLTEGDYRCLVDPGSLAPGTDGISLDEFVAREHVLVSSGGFIGITDEGLAALGLSRQVCASTSHFAALPFLLKGSRAVATIPGHAAQAIAEMSGLRMLPCPLALPRYPVELGWRTQAQLDPMVLKVREAIVASFTWPLPSAC; the protein is encoded by the coding sequence ATGAATATCACCCAGGTCGATTTGAACCTGCTGAAAACCTTCGAAGCCCTGCATGACGAGTCCAGCGCCAGCCGCGCGGCATTGCGCCTGGGCGTCACCCAATCGGCGATCAGCGCCGGCTTGCGACGTTTGCGCGAGGTGTACGGCGACCCACTGTTCGTGCGCACCGGCCGCGGCCTGGCGCCGACGCTGCGGGCCAATCAGTTGAAACCGGTGATCAGTGAAGCGCTGGACCGCTGCCGCCAGAGCCTGGCAATGGTCAATCCGCAAAACCCCGACTATCAGGGGCGTTCAGTGGTGCTGGGCCTGTCCGACGACTTCGAGATCGCCTATGGCCGGCGACTGATGGACGCCATCGCGCAGCGCCTGCCGAGGCTGCGGGTGATCTTCCGCCAGACCCACAGCCAGATCGTCGCCAGCGCCCTGCTCGACCGCACGCTGGACCTGGCGATTACCGCCGGCGGTTTTGCCCAAAGCCGATTGAGCCGGCAGGTGTTGACGGAAGGGGATTACCGCTGCCTGGTGGACCCCGGCAGCCTGGCGCCTGGCACGGACGGCATCAGCCTCGACGAGTTCGTCGCGCGCGAGCATGTGCTGGTGTCGTCAGGTGGGTTTATCGGCATCACCGACGAGGGCTTGGCGGCGCTGGGGTTGAGCCGGCAGGTGTGCGCGTCGACCAGCCATTTTGCCGCGCTGCCCTTTTTGCTCAAGGGCAGCCGGGCGGTGGCGACCATTCCCGGGCATGCGGCGCAGGCCATCGCCGAGATGAGCGGCTTGCGGATGCTGCCCTGCCCTCTGGCACTGCCGCGCTACCCGGTGGAGTTGGGTTGGCGCACCCAGGCACAGCTCGATCCGATGGTGCTCAAGGTGCGCGAAGCGATCGTGGCGAGCTTTACTTGGCCGCTGCCATCAGCTTGTTGA
- a CDS encoding DUF883 family protein: protein MARKTAAQAVDDQIKDQAFSELTALIEESDKLLKSSASLVGEEGETLREQVAIKLKQALDSVSTVRERSKPMVDATETYIGGHPWQTVAISAGFGLVVGLLLGRRN, encoded by the coding sequence ATGGCCCGCAAAACCGCCGCCCAAGCTGTCGATGATCAAATCAAGGATCAAGCCTTCAGCGAACTCACCGCGCTGATCGAAGAATCGGACAAGCTGCTCAAGAGCAGCGCTTCGCTGGTGGGCGAGGAAGGCGAAACCCTGCGTGAGCAAGTCGCGATAAAACTCAAGCAGGCGCTGGACTCGGTGTCCACCGTGCGCGAACGCAGCAAGCCGATGGTCGACGCCACCGAAACCTACATCGGTGGTCATCCATGGCAGACCGTGGCCATCTCCGCCGGTTTCGGCCTGGTGGTCGGGCTGTTGCTGGGTCGTCGTAACTGA
- a CDS encoding Ldh family oxidoreductase → MSAQSPIVEGATALIGFNDLVGLLHAVFVKHGTSPEVAAILAHNCASAERDGAHSHGIFRIPGYLSTLASGWVDGKAVPVVTDVASGWVSADACNGFAQPALAAARALLVEKARSAGIALLAIHNSHHFAALWPDVEPFAEEGLVALSVVNSMTCVVPHGADRPLFGTNPIAFAAPRADGAPIVFDLATSAIAHGDVQIAARKGERLAPGMGVDSLGQPTTDPKAVLEGGALLPFGGHKGSALSMMVELLAAALTGGNFSFEFSWADHPGARTPWTGQLLIVIDPSKTAGQRFAERSQELVRQMHAVGLRRLPGDRRHRTRAKSELIGIEVQAQDLAQLQALLAD, encoded by the coding sequence ATGTCTGCTCAGTCCCCGATAGTTGAAGGTGCCACAGCGCTCATCGGTTTCAACGACCTGGTGGGGTTGCTGCACGCAGTGTTTGTGAAGCACGGCACCTCGCCGGAAGTCGCGGCGATCCTGGCGCACAATTGCGCGAGTGCCGAGCGTGACGGCGCCCATAGTCACGGTATCTTCCGCATTCCCGGTTATCTCAGCACGCTGGCCAGCGGCTGGGTCGATGGCAAAGCGGTGCCGGTGGTCACGGATGTAGCGTCTGGCTGGGTGAGCGCGGATGCCTGCAACGGCTTTGCCCAACCGGCCCTGGCCGCCGCCCGCGCGCTGCTGGTGGAAAAGGCCCGCAGCGCCGGCATCGCCTTGCTGGCGATCCATAATTCCCATCACTTCGCGGCATTGTGGCCGGATGTCGAGCCCTTCGCCGAAGAAGGGTTGGTGGCCCTGAGCGTGGTCAACAGCATGACCTGCGTGGTGCCCCATGGCGCCGACCGCCCCTTGTTCGGCACCAACCCCATCGCTTTCGCCGCGCCGCGTGCCGATGGCGCACCGATCGTCTTCGACCTGGCCACCAGCGCCATTGCCCATGGCGATGTGCAGATTGCCGCACGCAAGGGCGAGCGCTTGGCGCCGGGCATGGGCGTCGACAGTCTCGGCCAGCCCACCACCGACCCCAAGGCCGTGCTGGAAGGCGGCGCGCTGCTGCCGTTTGGCGGGCACAAGGGCTCGGCCTTGTCGATGATGGTCGAACTGCTGGCGGCGGCCTTGACCGGTGGTAACTTTTCCTTCGAGTTCAGTTGGGCCGACCACCCAGGGGCACGTACGCCCTGGACCGGGCAATTGCTGATCGTGATCGACCCGAGCAAGACCGCCGGGCAACGGTTTGCCGAGCGCAGCCAGGAGCTGGTGCGGCAGATGCATGCGGTGGGGTTGCGGCGCTTGCCGGGGGATCGACGTCATCGCACACGGGCGAAGTCGGAGCTCATCGGTATAGAAGTGCAGGCCCAGGACCTGGCGCAATTGCAGGCACTGCTGGCCGATTGA